One genomic window of Dunckerocampus dactyliophorus isolate RoL2022-P2 chromosome 7, RoL_Ddac_1.1, whole genome shotgun sequence includes the following:
- the stx17 gene encoding syntaxin-17 produces the protein MAEEATKLTLRRLEAPIHKFIKVALPTDLERLQKHHNNILKYQQSQQWDRLHQEHINASRTVQQLRANIREMEKLCSRVRTEDATALERLVTPVKDRASAATRDFLQLHSNPAPQPAPPSPSPDARPSSGSCESSSLCADDEAEEPVCGWQVQSQLPEIPAEENAAESWENLEEDLKELSGLVTTFSVLVHSQQEKIDSIEDNVNTAAANVEEGTKSLGKAVGYKLAVLPLAGALLGGVLGGPLGLLAGFKAAGVAAAVGGGALGFAGGNLVQKHRKGLLELQMKQLTAPPPLEAGSGEDEDK, from the exons ATGGCAGAGGAAGCCACTAAGCTGACACTGAGGCGCCTGGAGGCCCCCATACACAAGTTCATTAAAGTGGCTCTACCCACCGACCTGGAGAGGCTGCAGAAACACCACAACAACATACTGAAG TATCAACAAAGCCAGCAATGGGACCGCCTTCATCAAGAGCACATAAATGCCAGCCGTACTGTTCAG CAGCTGCGGGCAAACATCCGAGAGATGGAGAAGCTGTGCAGCCGCGTCCGCACGGAAGACGCCACAGCTCTAGAGAGGCTCGTTACGCCGGTCAAGGACAGGGCGTCGGCCGCCACACGAGACTTCCTGCAGCTGCACTCCAATCCCGCACCTCAGCCTGCACCGCCTTCGCCGTCACCCGATGCCCGGCCGTCGTCCGGCAGTTGCGAGTCGAGCAGTTTATGTGCTGATGATGAGGCAGAGGAGCCCGTTTGTGGATGGCAAGTTCAGTCTCAACTACCAGAGATCCCTGCAGAAGAAAATGCTGCTGAGTCCTGGGAGAACCTGGAGGAG GATTTGAAGGAGCTGAGTGGTCTGGTGACAACCTTCTCAGTGCTCGTCCAC TCCCAGCAGGAGAAGATTGACAGCATCGAGGACAACGTCAACACAGCCGCTGCCAACGTGGAGGAGGGGACCAAGAGCCTGGGGAAG gCAGTGGGCTACAAATTGGCGGTGCTGCCGTTGGCCGGGGCTTTACTGGGCGGGGTTTTAGGGGGTCCGCTGGGCCTGCTGGCCGGGTTCAAAGCCGCAGGTGTGGCCGCCGCCGTTGGAGGTGGCGCCCTGGGCTTTGCGGGAGGCAACCTGGTCCAGAAGCACCGCAAAGGCCTACTGGAACTGCAGATGAAACAGCTGACAGCACCGCCACCGCTGGAGGCGGGGTCGGGCGAGGACGAGGACAAGTGA